A single Pseudodesulfovibrio aespoeensis Aspo-2 DNA region contains:
- a CDS encoding ABC transporter ATP-binding protein: MNDTAVNRQNPALCVDGVCKRFRTTKALDEVSFIVPEASLTVVLGSAGAGKTTMLRLIAGLDKPDAGRIELAGSNVAGWEPKDRNVAMIFDNLALYPDKTGFGNIASPLVIRGESREVVEERVGEMARTLQITHIMQRLPKTMSGGERQRVALGRALIRTPSLFLLDEPLSSLDAKLRIDLRAELRRMQRDHGYTFLLATPDFHEAMAIADTIVMLREGRVVQIDTPQTMYDQPADREVAEFIGAPRINLVAASHEPATASLCFARARVDFPAHLGRLSEALPTQFELGIRPEHLRLADPDSAPVRAELVDVESLGPRSVLTVRNEAAELRLLVDSLDTVSLSLNSPVGVELAHAHRLLAFDPATGRRIGHGL; the protein is encoded by the coding sequence ATGAACGACACGGCTGTGAACCGGCAAAACCCCGCCCTGTGCGTGGACGGTGTCTGCAAGCGTTTTCGCACCACAAAGGCCCTTGACGAGGTCAGCTTCATCGTGCCCGAGGCCTCGCTGACGGTAGTCCTCGGCTCTGCCGGGGCTGGCAAGACCACCATGCTGCGCCTCATCGCCGGGCTCGACAAGCCCGACGCGGGCCGCATTGAGCTTGCGGGCAGCAACGTGGCCGGGTGGGAACCCAAGGATCGCAACGTGGCCATGATCTTCGACAACCTGGCCCTGTATCCGGACAAGACCGGGTTCGGCAACATCGCCAGCCCCCTGGTCATTCGGGGCGAGAGCAGGGAGGTCGTCGAGGAGCGAGTGGGCGAGATGGCTCGGACGCTCCAGATCACCCACATCATGCAGCGACTGCCCAAGACCATGAGCGGCGGCGAGCGCCAGCGGGTGGCCCTGGGCCGCGCCCTCATCCGCACTCCGAGCCTGTTCCTGCTCGACGAGCCCCTGTCGAGCCTCGACGCCAAACTGCGCATCGACCTGCGGGCCGAACTGCGGCGCATGCAACGCGATCACGGCTACACCTTCCTGCTGGCCACGCCGGACTTCCACGAGGCCATGGCCATCGCCGACACCATCGTCATGCTCCGCGAGGGGCGGGTGGTCCAGATCGACACGCCCCAGACCATGTACGACCAGCCCGCCGACCGGGAGGTGGCCGAGTTCATCGGCGCGCCCCGGATCAACCTGGTGGCGGCCAGCCACGAGCCTGCCACGGCCAGCCTGTGCTTTGCCAGGGCGCGGGTGGATTTCCCGGCCCATCTGGGCAGGCTGTCTGAGGCCCTTCCAACCCAGTTCGAGCTGGGAATACGGCCCGAGCATCTCCGGCTGGCCGACCCGGACAGCGCGCCTGTTCGGGCCGAGCTGGTGGATGTCGAGTCCCTGGGGCCGCGCTCGGTGCTCACGGTGCGCAACGAGGCGGCCGAACTGCGCCTGCTGGTGGACAGCCTGGACACCGTGTCCTTGAGCTTGAACAGCCCGGTGGGCGTCGAACTGGCCCATGCGCATCGGCTCCTCGCCTTTGATCCGGCCACAGGCAGGCGCATCGGTCACGGCCTGTAG
- a CDS encoding radical SAM protein, whose amino-acid sequence MINIFITYRCNLACPYCFARELIDEYPQDMDEARFDTLLSWMSQAKLPAAAFIGGEPTLHPGLADMIERTALAGITPVLFTNGLFRLGLADRLAPLVSNFVVNYNDPSLYTPAQRATLRATLSQLRDLGARITFSKNFSRECCEFEYLLAGCEEYGVTSVRYDISRPSASAANDHFTNADMAGMISHIVRFVKGCEERDIRTGLDCSVRLCDLRVEDRSYLERVSMKFTGVCHPSIDVHPDLSASYCLPMRDIRVPDVTAFPGRDALMWHFAELVRPVRQANVSVECFDCRDFMRRCQGGCMALNRPHHIYPDGPACAVNVPEVE is encoded by the coding sequence ATGATCAACATATTCATCACCTACCGCTGCAACCTCGCCTGCCCCTACTGTTTTGCCCGGGAGTTGATCGACGAGTACCCCCAGGACATGGACGAGGCCCGGTTCGACACACTGCTCAGTTGGATGAGCCAAGCCAAGCTCCCTGCCGCCGCCTTCATCGGCGGGGAGCCGACCCTGCACCCGGGCCTGGCGGACATGATCGAGCGCACCGCCCTCGCCGGGATAACGCCCGTGCTCTTCACCAACGGCCTCTTCCGGCTAGGGCTGGCGGACAGGCTCGCGCCCTTGGTCTCCAACTTTGTGGTCAACTACAATGACCCGTCTCTGTACACCCCGGCCCAGCGCGCCACCCTACGCGCCACCCTGTCTCAGCTACGCGATCTGGGTGCGCGGATCACCTTTTCCAAGAATTTTTCCCGCGAGTGCTGCGAGTTCGAATATCTGCTCGCGGGGTGCGAGGAATACGGCGTTACCTCGGTGCGCTATGACATCTCGCGGCCCAGCGCCAGCGCTGCAAATGACCACTTCACCAATGCCGACATGGCTGGCATGATCTCGCACATTGTTCGATTCGTGAAGGGGTGCGAGGAGCGGGACATCCGCACCGGCCTTGATTGCAGCGTCAGGCTGTGCGACCTCAGGGTGGAGGATCGCAGCTACCTTGAGCGCGTGTCCATGAAGTTCACCGGCGTGTGCCACCCGTCCATCGATGTGCACCCGGACCTGTCGGCTTCCTATTGTCTGCCCATGCGCGACATTCGCGTGCCGGACGTGACCGCCTTTCCCGGCCGAGATGCGCTGATGTGGCATTTTGCCGAGCTGGTGCGGCCGGTCCGGCAGGCTAATGTCTCGGTTGAATGTTTCGATTGCCGCGATTTCATGCGGCGGTGTCAGGGCGGGTGTATGGCCCTCAATCGCCCGCATCACATTTATCCCGATGGCCCAGCCTGTGCCGTCAATGTCCCGGAGGTCGAATGA
- a CDS encoding molybdopterin-dependent oxidoreductase, translated as MKMGKQRIITTCTRDCPNACGLVASVEDGRLVRLVGDPDHPLTNGIACHKTVKYIDRVYSPERITHPMLRRHGRWERATWNEALDLIAKRIRRIVEESGPEAILYYQGYGERTALKLLHRYFFNLLGGVTTLRGSLCGGAGQGAQNLDFGERVSHDPLDHRNSRSMVLWARNPASTNISLVPIIRDIRKRGGSVIVIDPAHTRSAALADHHIRPKPGHDGYLAMAAAKLILSAGAEDREFINHFSEGYEQFRAILDRHGVAELCAMAGVSTADAVILANTLMAQKPTSILLGWGLHRYENAHHLIRAVDALGAVSGNIGVAGGGVSQGFEEYGPFDQHYWGDTLNPPRRTLLIARVGEELLNATDPKIRMIFVTAANPLCMAPNTAKVTEAFDSAEFVVYSGHFMDDTADHAQVFLPATTFLEEDDVTASYGHNYVGPVNRVIEPVGECRSEFRMFHELAARFPFADRFRRSEEEWLHDLCAPIWAMGCDLPALRRGAFRLDAPMVPYVDKNFPTPSGKFRFMNEFTPSELPRHDPEFPYRLLTIAPHGSICSERTMADHAPLPEIVLNTGEAAENGMIDNDLVLVRSPVGQVRARLKVDPDQRPDVAVAERGGWTKAGHGLNLLTRDMVSAVGQGTPFYETAVAITPCPQEGVMGARILVVRHSPHAPGGVFCKELERLGAILTTVSPLEGDALPQTPDGHEGLVVLGGPQHAFDDEASPHFVPLMRLMREFDAAGRPVAGICLGCQLLARAYGGRTWTMDGLEFGFITHRATTAGMADRVIGSVLPLPPLMEFHEDSFDLPEGAELLVAGDSCVNQCFRVGSNAYGFQFHLEVDSRIADHWITGFRNGEFGNYAVYAEQFGEEFFVAIRERLPVLVAESEAWCRKVVAAWAAAL; from the coding sequence ATGAAGATGGGCAAACAACGGATCATCACCACCTGCACGCGGGACTGCCCCAACGCCTGCGGGCTCGTGGCCTCGGTGGAGGATGGCAGACTGGTCAGGCTCGTTGGCGACCCGGACCATCCGCTAACCAATGGGATCGCCTGCCACAAGACGGTCAAGTATATCGACCGGGTCTACAGCCCGGAGCGGATTACCCATCCCATGCTTCGCAGGCACGGCCGCTGGGAGCGGGCTACCTGGAACGAAGCCCTTGACCTCATCGCCAAACGAATCCGCCGCATCGTGGAGGAGTCCGGGCCTGAGGCAATTCTCTATTATCAGGGATATGGCGAGCGCACGGCGCTCAAGCTGCTCCACAGGTATTTTTTCAATCTGCTCGGCGGGGTGACGACCCTGCGTGGTTCACTATGCGGCGGGGCCGGGCAGGGGGCGCAGAATCTCGATTTCGGCGAGCGGGTTTCCCATGACCCTCTCGACCACCGCAACAGCCGCTCCATGGTCCTGTGGGCCAGGAACCCGGCCTCCACCAACATCAGCCTCGTGCCCATCATCCGCGACATCAGGAAGCGAGGCGGCTCGGTCATCGTCATCGACCCCGCACACACCCGATCCGCCGCCCTGGCCGATCACCACATCCGGCCCAAGCCCGGACATGACGGATATCTTGCCATGGCCGCGGCCAAGCTCATCCTCTCGGCCGGGGCCGAGGATCGGGAATTCATCAATCACTTCAGCGAGGGCTATGAGCAGTTTCGGGCTATTCTGGATCGCCATGGCGTGGCCGAGCTGTGCGCCATGGCCGGGGTGAGCACCGCGGACGCCGTGATCCTGGCCAACACCCTCATGGCCCAGAAGCCCACTTCCATCCTGCTCGGCTGGGGGCTGCACCGGTACGAGAACGCTCATCACCTGATTCGAGCCGTGGACGCCCTGGGGGCCGTTAGCGGCAACATCGGCGTGGCTGGAGGCGGTGTCAGCCAGGGCTTCGAGGAATACGGACCATTTGACCAGCACTACTGGGGCGACACTCTCAACCCGCCGCGCCGGACCCTGCTCATCGCCAGGGTAGGCGAGGAACTTCTCAACGCCACGGACCCAAAAATCCGCATGATCTTTGTCACGGCGGCCAATCCGCTGTGCATGGCTCCCAATACGGCCAAGGTGACCGAGGCCTTCGACAGCGCCGAGTTCGTGGTCTATTCCGGCCACTTCATGGACGATACGGCTGATCATGCCCAGGTGTTCCTGCCTGCCACGACCTTTCTGGAGGAGGACGACGTTACGGCCAGCTACGGCCACAACTACGTCGGGCCGGTCAACCGGGTCATCGAGCCGGTGGGCGAGTGCCGCTCCGAATTCCGGATGTTTCACGAACTGGCGGCCCGGTTTCCCTTTGCGGATCGGTTCCGGCGCAGCGAGGAAGAGTGGCTGCATGATCTGTGCGCCCCCATATGGGCCATGGGCTGCGATCTGCCCGCCCTGCGGCGCGGCGCCTTCAGGCTTGATGCGCCCATGGTCCCCTATGTGGACAAGAACTTTCCCACCCCGTCGGGCAAGTTTCGCTTCATGAACGAGTTCACGCCATCGGAACTGCCTCGGCACGACCCGGAATTCCCATACCGCCTGCTGACCATCGCGCCGCACGGCTCCATCTGCTCGGAGCGGACCATGGCCGACCACGCCCCGCTGCCGGAGATCGTGCTCAACACCGGTGAGGCGGCCGAAAACGGGATGATCGACAACGATCTCGTCCTGGTGCGCAGCCCGGTCGGCCAGGTCAGGGCCAGGCTTAAGGTGGATCCGGACCAGCGCCCCGACGTGGCCGTGGCCGAGCGCGGCGGCTGGACCAAGGCGGGCCACGGGCTCAATCTGCTGACCCGGGACATGGTCAGCGCCGTGGGGCAGGGTACTCCCTTCTACGAAACGGCGGTAGCCATCACACCCTGTCCGCAGGAGGGGGTCATGGGCGCTCGTATCCTGGTGGTGCGGCACAGTCCCCATGCTCCAGGCGGGGTGTTCTGCAAGGAGTTGGAGCGGCTGGGCGCGATCCTGACCACGGTCAGCCCCCTGGAAGGGGATGCCCTGCCGCAGACCCCGGACGGCCATGAAGGGCTGGTGGTTCTCGGCGGCCCGCAACACGCCTTTGACGACGAGGCCTCGCCGCATTTTGTGCCGCTGATGCGTCTGATGCGCGAGTTCGATGCCGCAGGCAGGCCTGTGGCGGGCATCTGTCTTGGGTGCCAGCTTCTGGCCAGGGCTTACGGCGGCAGGACGTGGACCATGGACGGGCTCGAATTCGGCTTCATCACTCACCGGGCGACCACGGCTGGCATGGCCGACCGCGTCATCGGCAGCGTCCTGCCCCTGCCGCCCCTGATGGAGTTCCACGAGGATTCCTTTGACCTGCCTGAAGGTGCCGAACTGCTCGTGGCCGGAGACTCCTGCGTCAACCAATGCTTCCGGGTCGGCAGCAATGCCTATGGCTTCCAGTTCCACCTGGAGGTGGACTCGCGCATCGCGGACCACTGGATCACCGGCTTTCGCAACGGAGAGTTCGGCAATTACGCCGTGTATGCAGAGCAGTTCGGCGAAGAGTTCTTCGTGGCCATCCGGGAGCGACTGCCGGTCCTGGTGGCCGAGTCAGAGGCATGGTGCCGCAAGGTGGTCGCGGCCTGGGCAGCGGCCCTGTAG
- a CDS encoding DUF6538 domain-containing protein translates to MPRIARSPNHLYLKGTTYYFRHVVPSALRHSLGRSEIRMSLRTGYLAEARPKARILASGVKQVLTRIQDGELPMDDFDRIKLFLRDFLERFLKENEQISINNLTPPNPILQYVPGKTEELIDHLKGLLVSRDYDTMREYMVLASEGGVFGPPQSFDLTDEFAHEFTKALIAYYRIISHRAEGDYAFENTILPPQST, encoded by the coding sequence ATGCCGCGAATCGCTCGCTCCCCGAATCACCTTTACTTGAAAGGCACGACCTACTACTTTCGTCACGTTGTTCCGAGCGCCCTGCGCCACTCGCTGGGCCGCTCCGAGATCAGGATGTCCCTGCGCACGGGATACCTGGCCGAAGCAAGACCGAAGGCCCGAATCCTGGCCTCCGGCGTAAAACAAGTCCTGACCAGGATACAAGACGGTGAGCTCCCCATGGATGATTTTGACCGCATCAAGCTGTTTCTGCGGGATTTCCTTGAGCGTTTCCTTAAGGAGAATGAGCAGATATCCATCAACAACCTGACCCCGCCCAATCCGATTCTGCAATACGTTCCGGGAAAGACGGAAGAGCTCATCGACCACCTGAAAGGGCTCCTGGTCTCCCGCGACTATGACACCATGCGGGAATACATGGTTCTCGCCTCCGAGGGAGGCGTTTTCGGGCCGCCCCAATCCTTTGACCTGACGGATGAGTTCGCCCACGAATTCACGAAAGCCCTCATCGCCTACTACCGGATTATCAGCCACCGCGCCGAAGGCGACTATGCCTTTGAAAACACCATCCTGCCCCCACAATCGACCTGA
- a CDS encoding AEC family transporter, which produces MENFFLLVVCFALGVGLRSGGVVDDRGPAALNAVIIYMALPALALVYGHGLPIGPELLLPAAMPWIVFGVGYGLFCLAGRFFGLDDKTVACLTIVAGLGNTSFVGLPMIEAFFGPEYLGVGMLCDQAGTFMALAVPGIILAARVSGQGYDGRSLARKVLLFPPLVALVFGVALQSVPYPQWLTALLERLGSTLTPLALLSVGMTLRLRQIRGHGRDLAIGLGYKLVLAPALILALYMGALGQTDMVARVTVFEAAMGPMITGGIIAMTYGLNPPLAAALVGVGIPLSFLTIPVWYWVVR; this is translated from the coding sequence ATGGAGAATTTTTTTCTGCTCGTGGTGTGCTTTGCCCTTGGCGTCGGGCTGCGCAGTGGCGGCGTCGTGGACGACAGGGGGCCGGCGGCACTCAACGCGGTTATCATCTACATGGCGCTGCCAGCGTTGGCCCTGGTCTATGGTCACGGGCTGCCCATCGGGCCGGAGCTGCTCCTGCCTGCGGCCATGCCCTGGATCGTGTTCGGCGTCGGGTATGGCCTGTTCTGTCTGGCGGGCCGGTTTTTTGGTCTGGACGATAAGACGGTGGCCTGCCTGACCATCGTGGCCGGGCTTGGCAACACCTCTTTTGTCGGCCTGCCCATGATCGAGGCCTTTTTCGGGCCTGAGTATCTGGGCGTGGGCATGCTGTGCGATCAAGCCGGGACATTCATGGCCCTGGCCGTGCCGGGCATCATCCTGGCGGCCAGGGTTTCCGGGCAGGGGTATGATGGCCGCAGTCTGGCCAGGAAGGTGCTGCTGTTTCCGCCTCTTGTGGCGCTTGTGTTCGGTGTGGCGCTCCAGTCCGTGCCGTATCCCCAGTGGCTCACTGCGTTGCTTGAGCGTCTCGGCTCGACCCTGACCCCGCTGGCCCTGCTCTCGGTGGGCATGACCCTGCGTCTGCGCCAGATCAGGGGCCATGGCCGTGATCTCGCCATCGGTCTGGGCTACAAGCTGGTCCTGGCCCCGGCCCTCATCCTCGCCCTCTACATGGGCGCGTTGGGCCAGACCGACATGGTCGCCCGGGTCACGGTCTTCGAGGCGGCCATGGGCCCCATGATCACCGGCGGCATCATCGCCATGACTTACGGCCTCAATCCGCCTCTGGCTGCCGCTCTTGTTGGCGTTGGCATCCCGCTGTCGTTTTTAACGATTCCCGTGTGGTATTGGGTGGTGCGGTAG
- a CDS encoding TetR/AcrR family transcriptional regulator, with translation MSKAKLGRPRSEKSKEAILSATHALLSETMGTGLTIEAIARRAKVGKPTIYRWWPGVADIVLEVVLSQANASITVSTSDSLQETLGQFLRESMNAIVNWGGVHLRFLVAHAQKDEAFRDRFRDNFTAKRRAVLKSIFAQAMERGEIGSEQNVEILVDMVFGAMWYRLLIGHAPANETFADDLTEAIIRLVQNPPV, from the coding sequence ATGAGCAAAGCAAAACTCGGACGCCCCAGAAGCGAGAAATCGAAAGAGGCGATACTGAGTGCGACCCACGCCCTGTTGAGTGAAACGATGGGGACCGGACTGACCATCGAGGCCATTGCAAGACGGGCAAAGGTCGGCAAACCGACCATCTACCGTTGGTGGCCAGGCGTGGCCGACATTGTGCTGGAAGTGGTCCTAAGCCAGGCCAACGCCAGCATCACAGTATCCACTTCTGACTCTTTACAAGAGACGCTTGGGCAATTTCTGAGGGAATCGATGAATGCCATCGTAAACTGGGGCGGCGTCCATCTCCGCTTTCTCGTGGCACATGCGCAAAAAGACGAAGCGTTTCGCGACCGGTTCCGGGATAACTTTACTGCAAAGCGGCGCGCGGTCCTCAAATCAATATTTGCGCAGGCAATGGAACGGGGGGAGATCGGGTCGGAACAGAATGTGGAAATCCTAGTGGACATGGTTTTCGGAGCCATGTGGTATCGCCTGCTCATAGGGCACGCCCCCGCGAACGAGACTTTTGCGGATGACCTGACAGAGGCAATCATCCGACTGGTACAGAATCCTCCCGTGTGA
- a CDS encoding EFR1 family ferrodoxin (N-terminal region resembles flavodoxins. C-terminal ferrodoxin region binds two 4Fe-4S clusters.), which yields MILQTVKLVCFSPTGTTRAVVQKIADGVGYSQCQLIDITRPSARQEPLRVSDDELLVIGVPVYMGRVPAVLIEWLNALQASNTPTVCVVVYGNRVFEDALLELKDIMVNRGCVPIACAAYIGEHSFSSSETPVAHGRPDAEDLNHAEVFGQRIREKLQSMPSSTQNQNVSVPGVLPYRGSSALWSVDFISVSEKCAQCGVCAETCPMGAIDLNDSAVIDKEKCITCCACIKICPQEARSMKPGPVKDAAKRLNEFFKDPKKPECFM from the coding sequence ATGATTCTTCAAACTGTGAAATTGGTCTGTTTTTCTCCGACTGGGACAACGAGGGCTGTTGTTCAGAAGATAGCCGATGGCGTTGGCTATAGTCAGTGTCAACTGATTGATATTACCAGGCCGAGCGCCAGGCAGGAGCCGTTGCGTGTTTCGGATGACGAACTGCTCGTCATCGGAGTCCCTGTCTATATGGGGAGAGTCCCGGCAGTGCTGATTGAATGGTTGAATGCGCTTCAAGCCAGCAATACCCCGACGGTCTGTGTTGTCGTTTACGGCAACCGCGTATTCGAGGATGCGCTGCTTGAACTCAAAGACATCATGGTGAACCGTGGGTGTGTTCCCATTGCTTGCGCGGCATACATCGGCGAGCACTCGTTTTCGAGTTCCGAAACACCTGTGGCGCACGGACGCCCCGATGCAGAGGATCTCAACCATGCGGAAGTGTTCGGCCAGAGGATACGCGAAAAATTGCAGAGTATGCCATCTTCAACGCAAAACCAAAATGTATCCGTACCTGGAGTCCTTCCTTATCGTGGGAGCTCTGCTCTCTGGAGTGTTGATTTCATTTCAGTAAGCGAAAAATGCGCACAATGCGGCGTTTGCGCAGAGACATGCCCAATGGGTGCTATTGATTTGAATGACAGCGCTGTCATTGATAAGGAAAAGTGCATCACCTGTTGCGCATGCATCAAGATTTGCCCGCAAGAGGCCAGGTCCATGAAGCCCGGTCCGGTCAAGGACGCCGCCAAAAGGCTCAATGAATTCTTCAAGGATCCCAAAAAACCTGAATGCTTCATGTGA
- a CDS encoding tRNA-dependent cyclodipeptide synthase, giving the protein MIIKSYYKTTQAQIEARRWNPYLGISINNRAFTCEYLHSYMKWAACRANTRFAVVIVDIIQHINNQVFDRSKPLSAIEKAFRKADEIRLLCEQAKSKLSTEEANRLVILEWTDLVVDECFAHNLKIFREEYANNEKFKNAIVSITKNNLGTIVKRLNDIELEMLGQYLVNELPELATGFNYDGVHYNLNVYPGNIASIYAELLKMDFFHRILSKIRMIGEIASVEAYSQD; this is encoded by the coding sequence ATGATAATAAAATCGTATTATAAAACCACCCAGGCACAGATAGAAGCCAGGCGTTGGAACCCGTACCTTGGCATCAGCATTAACAACAGGGCCTTCACCTGTGAGTATTTGCATTCATATATGAAGTGGGCTGCTTGTCGGGCAAATACACGTTTTGCCGTTGTTATTGTTGATATTATACAACACATAAACAATCAAGTGTTCGACCGGAGCAAGCCGCTTTCAGCAATTGAGAAGGCCTTTCGGAAAGCAGATGAAATACGTTTATTGTGCGAGCAGGCAAAATCAAAACTCAGCACCGAAGAAGCGAATCGTCTTGTGATTCTGGAGTGGACAGATCTTGTTGTTGATGAGTGTTTTGCTCACAACCTGAAAATATTCAGAGAAGAATATGCCAATAATGAAAAATTTAAAAATGCGATTGTTTCAATAACAAAAAACAATTTAGGAACAATCGTAAAAAGGCTCAATGACATCGAGCTCGAAATGCTTGGTCAATACCTTGTCAATGAATTGCCTGAGCTGGCAACAGGCTTCAATTATGATGGGGTTCACTACAATTTGAATGTTTATCCGGGTAATATAGCTTCGATCTACGCTGAATTGCTGAAAATGGATTTCTTTCATCGCATTCTTTCAAAAATCCGCATGATTGGAGAAATAGCTTCCGTTGAAGCCTACAGCCAGGATTAG
- a CDS encoding bifunctional folylpolyglutamate synthase/dihydrofolate synthase produces MEPLKDYAALLSYMDRLGLFHMDLGLGRMEAFWAARGMPRIPVVHVVGTNGKGSTSTFFCSIARTHGIKAGLFTSPHFVSPRERVQVNRALLGREEWLDLANEVLATTGGEVLTYFEFQTCLSMLAFERKGVDIAVMEAGLGGRFDATTVFSPRLTLFTPIAMDHEKILGPTLAAIARDKAGAIHPGSLAVTGVQSAEAMVELRNRAEAVGARLMYASDMADPVDDVRLGLGGPHQRENARLALAGWRVFAAVADIRSEAAAERFGLESAFIPGRLQRVTLGGRSLVLDGAHNEHALAALGKALPAEGVRPATVIFACLADKDTSAMLPLVRGLTDGPIFVPGMDNERAGDAAALASALGWNARPTATLADALEAAFAACAGADGPVLVCGSLYLLGEFYTMHPEFLIK; encoded by the coding sequence GTGGAACCGCTCAAAGATTACGCAGCACTGCTTTCGTACATGGACAGGCTCGGCCTGTTCCACATGGACCTTGGCCTTGGGCGCATGGAAGCCTTCTGGGCGGCGCGTGGCATGCCCCGGATTCCGGTGGTCCATGTGGTCGGCACCAACGGCAAGGGTTCGACCTCGACCTTTTTCTGTTCCATCGCCCGGACCCACGGCATCAAGGCCGGGCTGTTCACCTCGCCCCATTTTGTCTCGCCGCGTGAGCGGGTGCAGGTCAACCGGGCCCTGCTCGGACGCGAGGAGTGGCTGGATCTTGCCAACGAAGTGCTGGCCACCACCGGCGGCGAGGTGCTGACCTATTTCGAGTTCCAGACCTGTCTGTCCATGCTCGCCTTTGAGAGGAAGGGGGTGGACATCGCGGTCATGGAGGCTGGGCTGGGCGGGCGCTTTGACGCCACCACGGTCTTTTCGCCGCGCCTGACCCTGTTCACTCCCATCGCCATGGACCACGAGAAAATCCTTGGGCCGACCCTGGCCGCCATCGCCCGGGACAAGGCCGGGGCCATCCATCCCGGCTCGCTGGCCGTCACCGGAGTGCAGTCTGCCGAGGCCATGGTCGAGCTGCGCAACCGGGCCGAGGCTGTGGGCGCGCGGCTGATGTACGCCTCGGACATGGCCGACCCGGTGGACGATGTGCGCCTTGGTCTTGGCGGTCCGCATCAGCGGGAGAACGCGCGTCTGGCCCTGGCCGGATGGCGCGTCTTTGCCGCCGTGGCCGATATCCGGAGCGAGGCTGCGGCTGAGCGGTTCGGGCTGGAGTCCGCATTCATACCCGGCAGGTTGCAGCGGGTGACCCTTGGCGGGCGTTCCCTGGTCCTCGACGGGGCGCACAACGAGCATGCCCTGGCTGCCCTGGGCAAGGCCCTGCCTGCCGAGGGGGTCAGGCCCGCTACCGTGATCTTCGCCTGTCTGGCCGACAAGGACACCTCGGCCATGCTTCCGCTGGTCCGCGGGCTGACCGACGGGCCGATCTTTGTGCCGGGCATGGACAACGAGCGGGCCGGAGACGCCGCAGCCCTCGCGTCCGCCCTGGGCTGGAACGCCCGGCCCACGGCGACCCTGGCCGACGCTCTGGAGGCCGCCTTTGCCGCCTGTGCCGGGGCGGACGGGCCGGTGCTGGTCTGCGGCTCCTTGTATTTGCTCGGCGAGTTTTATACGATGCACCCGGAATTTCTGATCAAATAG